A genomic window from Pseudonocardia broussonetiae includes:
- a CDS encoding YlxR family protein has product MSGSRRGDHPPGGGLHSATAHDPGPVAARRAPENSPVRTCVGCRTRSQADDLLRVVAEHGALVPDPRRRFPGRGAWLHPDPECLHRAERRSAFPRALRVPGPLDTTAVRAHLAGAGAVTGARDTPGSVIEESKVDPS; this is encoded by the coding sequence CTGAGCGGCTCCCGCCGTGGCGACCACCCGCCGGGTGGTGGGCTACACTCAGCAACGGCCCACGACCCGGGCCCGGTCGCCGCACGGCGCGCCCCGGAGAACTCTCCGGTCCGCACCTGCGTCGGGTGCCGGACGCGGTCGCAGGCCGACGATCTGCTGCGGGTCGTCGCGGAGCACGGGGCCCTGGTCCCGGACCCGCGACGACGGTTCCCCGGCCGAGGTGCCTGGCTGCACCCCGATCCGGAGTGCCTCCACCGTGCCGAGCGGCGCTCGGCGTTCCCGCGGGCGCTCCGCGTCCCGGGACCGCTGGACACCACCGCGGTCCGGGCGCATCTAGCCGGCGCCGGAGCAGTCACCGGGGCCCGGGACACACCCGGGTCCGTCATCGAGGAGAGCAAGGTCGACCCGTCATGA
- a CDS encoding aminotransferase class V-fold PLP-dependent enzyme: MNPASPRDAFGLRFDVPDGYLNTASIGVPPAQAADAVADAVQGWRSGTGRPTDFDAPVATARAAWARLVGVPVERVAVGATVSGLVSLLAAALPPRSRVLVAEGEFTSVTWPFAARGHELTEVPLDEVGARAAEFDAVAVSVVQSADGAIVDLDALRAARASGTRVVLDATQATGWFDADLGWADAVTGGAYKWLLSPRGAAWLAVHPDWEVPAEQAGWFAGARVWDSVYGLPLRLAADARALDTSPAWLCHVGAAVALPLLADLDRAAVRAHCTGLADALRTGLGLEPAGSAIVAVRAPGAQEKLDAAGVVGAARAGAARLSFHLYNTRADVDRALEALT, encoded by the coding sequence GTGAACCCCGCATCCCCGCGCGACGCCTTCGGACTCCGGTTCGACGTCCCCGACGGCTACCTCAACACCGCCAGCATCGGCGTCCCGCCCGCGCAGGCGGCCGACGCCGTCGCCGACGCGGTGCAGGGGTGGCGCTCCGGCACGGGCCGGCCCACCGACTTCGACGCCCCCGTCGCCACCGCCCGCGCCGCCTGGGCGCGGCTGGTGGGGGTGCCGGTCGAGCGGGTCGCGGTCGGGGCGACGGTGTCCGGGCTCGTGTCGCTGCTCGCCGCCGCGCTGCCGCCCCGCTCGCGGGTGCTCGTCGCGGAGGGGGAGTTCACGAGCGTGACGTGGCCGTTCGCGGCGCGCGGGCACGAGCTCACCGAGGTGCCGCTCGACGAGGTCGGCGCGCGGGCCGCGGAGTTCGACGCCGTCGCCGTTTCCGTGGTGCAGTCCGCCGACGGCGCGATCGTCGACCTCGACGCCCTGCGCGCCGCCCGCGCCTCCGGCACCCGGGTCGTCCTGGACGCCACGCAGGCCACCGGCTGGTTCGACGCCGACCTCGGCTGGGCCGACGCCGTCACCGGCGGCGCCTACAAGTGGCTGCTCAGCCCGCGCGGGGCGGCCTGGCTCGCGGTGCACCCGGACTGGGAGGTGCCGGCCGAGCAGGCCGGCTGGTTCGCGGGCGCCCGGGTCTGGGACAGCGTCTACGGCCTGCCGCTGCGCCTGGCCGCCGACGCCCGGGCGCTCGACACCTCCCCGGCCTGGCTCTGCCACGTCGGCGCCGCCGTCGCGCTGCCCCTGCTCGCGGATCTCGACCGCGCCGCCGTCCGGGCCCACTGCACCGGCCTCGCCGACGCCCTGCGCACCGGCCTCGGCCTGGAGCCCGCCGGGTCGGCGATCGTGGCGGTCCGCGCCCCGGGCGCCCAGGAGAAGCTCGACGCGGCCGGGGTCGTCGGCGCCGCCCGGGCCGGCGCCGCCCGCCTGTCCTTCCACCTCTACAACACCCGGGCCGACGTCGACCGCGCGCTGGAGGCCCTCACCTGA
- a CDS encoding ferritin-like domain-containing protein: MEPRRSSVLDEESTDALQGALAAEHAALWCYGLAVAFLGPQNRAQAREDAEAHRTLRAAVETTLSQIGARAVSAQPAYAVPQPVVDAASAAALAVVAETDALAAWRSVIERTTDRPLRQAALDAMTQGTLRCARWRVVVGSPPAIPLFPGL; encoded by the coding sequence ATGGAGCCGCGACGGTCGAGCGTGCTCGACGAGGAGTCCACCGACGCCCTGCAGGGGGCGCTGGCCGCCGAGCACGCGGCGCTGTGGTGCTACGGCCTGGCGGTCGCGTTCCTCGGGCCGCAGAACCGGGCGCAGGCCCGCGAGGACGCCGAGGCCCACCGCACGCTGCGGGCGGCGGTCGAGACGACGCTGTCGCAGATCGGGGCGCGGGCGGTGTCGGCGCAGCCGGCGTACGCCGTGCCGCAGCCGGTCGTCGACGCCGCGTCGGCCGCGGCGCTGGCGGTCGTCGCGGAGACCGACGCGCTCGCCGCATGGCGGTCGGTGATCGAGCGCACCACGGACCGCCCGCTGCGCCAGGCGGCCCTCGACGCGATGACCCAGGGCACCCTGCGGTGCGCCCGGTGGCGGGTGGTGGTCGGCAGCCCGCCCGCCATCCCCCTCTTCCCCGGTCTCTGA
- the infB gene encoding translation initiation factor IF-2 has product MAGKARVHELAKELGISSKQVLSKLQDLGEYVKSPSSTVEAPVARKLRESVSGGGNGGGRPRGGASSPSAVPGPPRSGGVPGPRPGPRPPAPAPAAPAEAAAPAAPSRPAAPAQPERPAAQQRTDESARPSGPRPGPRPGPAAKPEPIRAEAPVAERAPAPQAGRPGPQARPDQGRPEPVQPAAADAGSAVVPPRTSGPRPGPRTPRVGNNPFGVGSGAPPRPAAPRPGPPAQPGGAPSGPPAQGDRPAPGQGGPRPGGPGQGGPRPAGPRPGGPRPPNPGNMPPRPNPGMMPARPAGGRPAPGGRGGPGGPGGRPGGPGGRPGGPGGRPGGGGGGGFRPGGGGPGGGGAPAGGGFRPGGGGGGRPGGPRGRGGAAGAFGRPGGPVRKGRKSKRAKRQEFESMQAPSAGGVRLPRGNGETIKLARGASLTDFADKIGANPASLVQVLFHLGEMVTNTQSVSDEILELLGSEMNYVVQVVSPEEEDRELLDSFSISYGEDAGGEEDLVVRPPVVTVMGHVDHGKTRLLDTIRKANVMGGEAGGITQHIGAYQVVTELEGYERPITFIDTPGHEAFTAMRARGAKSTDIAVIVVAADDGVMPQTVEAINHAQAADVPVVVAVNKIDKEGANPDKIRQQLTEYNLVAEEYGGDTMFVDISAKQGTNIDQLLEAILLTADASLDLRANPDMEAQGVAIEAHLDRGRGPVATVLVQRGTLRVGDSIVAGDASGRVRRMFDEHGEDIVEAYPSRPVAVVGFTSVPGAGDTFLVVDEDRVARQIADRRRARERNAELASRRKRVSLEDLDAALKETNQLNLIIKGDNSGTVEALEDALMKIEVGDDVELRVIHRGVGGITEGDVNLAIADNVIVLGFNVRAEGKATELANREGVEIRYYSVIYQAIDEIEQALKGLLKPEFEEVVLGHAEVRQVFRSSRFGSIAGCLVMDGIIRRNAKARLLRDSVVVAENLSINSLRRVKDDVVEVREGFECGLTLGSFNDVKDGDMIETYELREKPRA; this is encoded by the coding sequence GTGGCAGGCAAGGCCCGTGTGCACGAGCTCGCGAAAGAGCTCGGCATCTCCAGCAAGCAGGTCCTGAGCAAGTTGCAGGACCTCGGCGAGTACGTGAAGTCGCCGTCCTCCACCGTCGAGGCCCCGGTCGCCCGCAAGCTGCGGGAGTCCGTGTCCGGTGGTGGCAACGGCGGCGGTCGCCCCCGTGGCGGCGCGTCGTCCCCCTCCGCCGTTCCCGGCCCCCCGCGGTCCGGTGGCGTCCCGGGACCCCGTCCCGGCCCGCGTCCGCCCGCGCCCGCGCCGGCGGCCCCCGCCGAGGCGGCGGCCCCCGCGGCCCCGTCCCGTCCGGCCGCTCCGGCCCAGCCCGAGCGCCCGGCGGCCCAGCAGCGCACCGACGAGTCCGCTCGTCCGAGCGGCCCGCGTCCCGGCCCGCGTCCGGGCCCGGCCGCCAAGCCGGAGCCGATCCGCGCCGAGGCTCCCGTGGCCGAGCGCGCCCCGGCGCCGCAGGCCGGCCGTCCCGGCCCGCAGGCGCGCCCCGACCAGGGCCGTCCCGAGCCGGTGCAGCCCGCCGCGGCCGACGCCGGTTCCGCCGTCGTCCCGCCGCGGACCTCGGGCCCGCGCCCGGGTCCGCGCACGCCGCGCGTCGGCAACAACCCGTTCGGCGTCGGCTCCGGGGCACCGCCCCGTCCGGCCGCGCCGCGCCCCGGCCCGCCGGCCCAGCCCGGTGGCGCCCCGTCCGGCCCGCCCGCACAGGGTGACCGGCCGGCCCCCGGCCAGGGCGGTCCCCGCCCCGGCGGTCCCGGTCAGGGCGGTCCCCGTCCGGCCGGCCCCCGTCCCGGTGGCCCGCGTCCGCCCAACCCGGGCAACATGCCCCCGCGCCCGAACCCCGGCATGATGCCGGCGCGTCCGGCCGGTGGGCGTCCCGCGCCCGGCGGCCGCGGCGGCCCCGGTGGACCCGGTGGACGTCCCGGTGGTCCGGGTGGACGCCCGGGCGGTCCCGGTGGTCGTCCCGGTGGCGGCGGCGGCGGAGGCTTCCGTCCCGGTGGCGGCGGTCCCGGTGGTGGCGGTGCCCCCGCCGGTGGCGGTTTCCGTCCCGGTGGCGGCGGCGGCGGTCGCCCCGGTGGCCCGCGCGGTCGCGGCGGTGCCGCGGGTGCGTTCGGCCGTCCCGGTGGGCCGGTGCGCAAGGGCCGCAAGTCGAAGCGCGCGAAGCGCCAGGAGTTCGAGTCGATGCAGGCCCCTTCGGCCGGCGGCGTCCGCCTGCCCCGGGGTAACGGCGAGACGATCAAGCTCGCCCGCGGCGCGTCGCTGACCGACTTCGCCGACAAGATCGGCGCCAACCCGGCGTCGCTCGTGCAGGTGCTGTTCCACCTCGGTGAGATGGTCACCAACACGCAGTCGGTGTCCGACGAGATCCTCGAGCTGCTCGGCAGCGAGATGAACTACGTCGTGCAGGTCGTCAGCCCCGAGGAGGAGGACCGCGAGCTGCTCGACAGCTTCTCCATCTCCTACGGCGAGGACGCCGGCGGCGAGGAGGACCTGGTCGTGCGGCCCCCGGTCGTCACGGTCATGGGTCACGTCGACCACGGAAAGACGCGCCTGCTCGACACGATCCGCAAGGCGAACGTGATGGGCGGGGAGGCCGGTGGCATCACCCAGCACATCGGCGCCTACCAGGTCGTCACCGAGCTGGAGGGCTACGAGCGCCCGATCACCTTCATCGACACCCCGGGTCACGAGGCGTTCACCGCCATGCGTGCCCGTGGCGCGAAGTCCACGGACATCGCGGTGATCGTGGTCGCCGCCGACGACGGCGTCATGCCGCAGACGGTGGAGGCGATCAACCACGCCCAGGCGGCCGACGTGCCGGTGGTCGTGGCGGTCAACAAGATCGACAAGGAGGGCGCGAACCCGGACAAGATCCGGCAGCAGCTCACCGAGTACAACCTCGTGGCCGAGGAGTACGGCGGCGACACGATGTTCGTCGACATCTCCGCCAAGCAGGGCACCAACATCGACCAGCTGCTCGAGGCCATCCTCCTCACGGCGGACGCCTCGCTGGACCTCCGGGCCAACCCGGACATGGAGGCCCAGGGCGTCGCGATCGAGGCCCACCTCGACCGCGGCCGCGGTCCGGTGGCCACGGTGCTGGTGCAGCGCGGCACGCTGCGCGTCGGCGACTCGATCGTCGCGGGCGACGCCTCCGGGCGCGTCCGGCGGATGTTCGACGAGCACGGCGAGGACATCGTCGAGGCCTACCCGTCGCGTCCCGTGGCGGTCGTCGGCTTCACGTCGGTGCCCGGCGCGGGCGACACGTTCCTCGTCGTCGACGAGGACCGCGTGGCCCGGCAGATCGCCGACCGGCGCCGCGCCCGCGAGCGCAACGCCGAGCTGGCGAGCCGTCGCAAGCGCGTGTCGCTCGAGGACCTCGACGCCGCGCTGAAGGAGACCAACCAGCTCAACCTGATCATCAAGGGTGACAACTCGGGAACCGTCGAGGCTCTCGAGGACGCGCTCATGAAGATCGAGGTCGGCGACGACGTCGAGCTGCGCGTGATCCACCGCGGTGTCGGTGGCATCACCGAGGGCGACGTCAACCTCGCCATCGCCGACAACGTCATCGTCCTGGGCTTCAACGTCCGGGCCGAGGGCAAGGCGACGGAGCTGGCCAACCGCGAGGGCGTGGAGATCCGGTACTACTCGGTGATCTACCAGGCGATCGACGAGATCGAGCAGGCGCTCAAGGGCCTGCTCAAGCCCGAGTTCGAGGAGGTCGTCCTCGGCCACGCGGAGGTCCGCCAGGTCTTCCGCTCCTCGCGCTTCGGCTCGATCGCCGGCTGCCTGGTCATGGACGGGATCATCCGTCGCAACGCCAAGGCCCGCCTGCTGCGCGACAGCGTCGTGGTGGCCGAGAACCTGTCGATCAACTCGCTCCGGCGGGTCAAGGACGACGTGGTCGAGGTCCGCGAGGGCTTCGAGTGCGGTCTGACGCTCGGCAGCTTCAACGACGTCAAGGACGGCGACATGATCGAGACCTACGAGCTGCGCGAGAAGCCCCGCGCCTGA
- a CDS encoding secondary thiamine-phosphate synthase enzyme YjbQ, which translates to MRSELIEVRTGTRETVVDLTAEIDAFLSAGDGGDGLLHVWVPHATAGLAVIETGAGSDTDLLAALRDLLPADDRWRHRHGSAGHGRDHVLPGIVAPSMTVPVLGGRPALGTWQSVCLVDTNGDNPVRSVRLSFLAG; encoded by the coding sequence ATGCGCAGCGAGCTGATCGAGGTCCGTACCGGCACCCGCGAGACCGTCGTCGACCTGACCGCGGAGATCGACGCCTTCCTGTCCGCGGGCGACGGCGGCGACGGACTGCTGCACGTCTGGGTGCCGCACGCGACGGCGGGCCTCGCGGTGATCGAGACGGGCGCGGGCAGCGACACCGACCTGCTCGCCGCCCTGCGCGACCTGCTCCCCGCCGACGACCGGTGGCGCCACCGGCACGGCAGCGCCGGGCACGGGCGCGACCACGTGCTGCCCGGGATCGTCGCCCCGTCGATGACGGTGCCGGTGCTCGGCGGGCGTCCGGCGCTGGGCACGTGGCAGTCGGTCTGCCTCGTGGACACCAACGGCGACAACCCCGTCCGCTCGGTGCGGCTGTCGTTCCTGGCCGGGTGA
- a CDS encoding serine/threonine-protein kinase has translation MAEVFGPYRLEGLLGSGGMGEVHRAYHVAQDRTVALKLLHADIGEDEEYRRRFLRESRVTARLTDPHVIPIHNWGEIDGRLYLDMRLVEGEDLSEVLGRTGRLSPARTVALVSQVARALDSAHRSGLVHRDVKPSNVLLAANDDGHDFAYLVDFGIARSLTGDTTGAGITRAGTAVGTLDYMAPERFLEQPVDGRADVYALACVLYECLTGEKPFPVQGLPALMRGHLRTPPPKPSQHRIAAPATIDDVVARGMAKDPAQRFPTAGALAAAARKALDGSVTLPAGVLRPDPPRAAPPRREPAEPAPADRGVAPGDDTVVPEVPAAPEVPASPEVPAPGPLVSDHAMLLDRAALLEQARRRGPRPAPPPPPRPATPRPLTGPGRPAPAWNPPEGRTVPAGIGPPRGATARLHHDPPAARRGPALVVAGAVLAAVAVVVAVLLLRPTRTAPPAVELTAPQQSLLAVLPIGFSAANCAPAPEREDAVVDAALTCTGGPANGPDTATFLRYRDAGALTSTHSADATARGLTSGDITGCRTGTAATGGWTRNAENGALTCWSEPSVGATIDWTDPRNRARAIVVRADGDTAVLYDWWSLGGFL, from the coding sequence GTGGCGGAGGTGTTCGGGCCGTACCGGCTCGAGGGGCTGCTCGGCAGCGGCGGCATGGGCGAGGTCCACCGCGCCTACCACGTCGCCCAGGACCGCACCGTCGCGCTCAAGCTCCTGCACGCCGACATCGGCGAGGACGAGGAGTACCGGCGCCGGTTCCTGCGGGAGTCGCGGGTGACGGCCCGGCTCACCGACCCGCACGTCATCCCGATCCACAACTGGGGCGAGATCGACGGCCGGCTCTACCTCGACATGCGCCTGGTCGAGGGCGAGGACCTCTCCGAGGTGCTCGGGCGCACCGGGCGCCTGTCCCCCGCCCGCACCGTGGCGCTGGTGTCGCAGGTGGCGCGGGCGCTCGACAGCGCGCACCGGTCGGGGCTGGTGCACCGGGACGTGAAGCCGTCGAACGTCCTGCTCGCCGCCAACGACGACGGCCACGACTTCGCCTACCTCGTCGACTTCGGCATCGCCCGCTCCCTGACCGGCGACACCACCGGCGCCGGGATCACGCGCGCGGGCACCGCCGTCGGCACGCTCGACTACATGGCCCCGGAGCGGTTCCTGGAGCAGCCCGTCGACGGCCGCGCCGACGTCTACGCCCTGGCCTGCGTCCTGTACGAGTGCCTGACCGGGGAGAAGCCGTTCCCGGTGCAGGGCCTGCCCGCGCTCATGCGGGGGCACCTGCGGACGCCGCCGCCGAAGCCGTCGCAGCACCGGATCGCGGCGCCGGCGACGATCGACGACGTCGTCGCGCGCGGCATGGCCAAGGACCCCGCGCAGCGCTTCCCCACCGCGGGCGCGCTGGCCGCGGCGGCGCGCAAGGCGCTCGACGGGTCGGTGACGCTGCCGGCCGGGGTCCTGCGCCCCGACCCGCCCCGGGCCGCGCCGCCCCGCCGGGAGCCCGCCGAGCCGGCGCCCGCCGACCGCGGCGTCGCCCCGGGCGACGACACGGTCGTCCCCGAGGTCCCCGCCGCTCCCGAGGTCCCCGCCTCTCCCGAGGTCCCCGCCCCCGGGCCGCTGGTCTCCGACCACGCCATGCTGCTGGACCGCGCGGCCCTGCTGGAGCAGGCCCGCCGCCGCGGCCCCCGGCCGGCGCCGCCCCCGCCGCCCCGCCCGGCCACGCCCCGCCCGCTCACCGGGCCGGGTCGCCCCGCGCCCGCCTGGAACCCGCCCGAGGGCCGCACCGTCCCCGCGGGCATCGGCCCTCCGCGCGGCGCCACGGCGCGCCTGCACCACGACCCGCCGGCCGCGCGCCGGGGCCCCGCGCTCGTCGTCGCCGGGGCGGTGCTCGCGGCGGTGGCCGTCGTGGTCGCGGTGCTCCTGCTGCGCCCGACCCGGACCGCGCCCCCGGCCGTCGAGCTGACCGCGCCGCAGCAGTCGCTGCTCGCCGTGCTGCCGATCGGGTTCTCCGCGGCGAACTGCGCGCCCGCGCCGGAGCGCGAGGACGCCGTCGTCGACGCGGCGCTGACCTGCACCGGCGGGCCGGCCAACGGCCCGGACACGGCGACGTTCCTGCGCTACCGCGACGCCGGCGCGCTGACCTCCACCCACTCCGCCGACGCCACCGCCCGCGGCCTCACCAGCGGCGACATCACCGGCTGCCGCACCGGCACCGCCGCCACCGGCGGTTGGACCCGCAACGCCGAGAACGGTGCGCTGACCTGCTGGTCCGAGCCGTCGGTCGGCGCCACGATCGACTGGACCGACCCCCGCAACCGGGCCCGCGCGATCGTCGTCCGCGCCGACGGCGACACCGCCGTGCTCTACGACTGGTGGTCGCTGGGCGGGTTCCTCTAG
- the rbfA gene encoding 30S ribosome-binding factor RbfA: protein MVDQARSRRLAKRISQIVAAALESEIKDPRLKMVTITDTRVTGDLQEATVFYTVIGDTVDEDPDTAGVAAALTSATGVLRTLVGAGTGVRRTPSLTFVADVVPTESRRMEELLARTRESDAEVARLAATASPAGEADPYRVPRERDDEE from the coding sequence ATGGTGGACCAGGCGCGCTCCCGGCGGCTCGCGAAGCGCATCTCGCAGATCGTGGCCGCCGCGCTGGAGAGCGAGATCAAGGACCCGCGGCTCAAGATGGTGACGATCACCGACACCCGCGTCACGGGCGACCTGCAGGAGGCCACGGTCTTCTACACGGTCATCGGCGACACCGTCGACGAGGACCCGGACACCGCGGGGGTGGCCGCCGCGCTGACCAGCGCCACCGGGGTGCTGCGCACCCTCGTGGGCGCGGGCACCGGCGTCCGGCGCACGCCGTCGCTGACGTTCGTGGCCGACGTGGTGCCCACCGAGTCCCGCCGCATGGAGGAGCTCCTCGCGCGCACCCGCGAGTCCGACGCCGAGGTGGCGCGCCTCGCCGCCACGGCCAGCCCGGCGGGCGAGGCCGACCCGTACCGGGTGCCGCGGGAGCGCGACGACGAGGAGTGA
- the rimP gene encoding ribosome maturation factor RimP, with translation MSTHRPAQEGSPLHGVLEPVVRAAGFELDELDVHTVGRRHTVRLVVDADSGVGLDDIARVSRAASAELEEHEDLIAGSYTLEVTSPGVDRPLTLPRHWRRAHLRQALVRTTDGRTLTVRVGDAGDESVTVLVDGALRELRYADVAHAAVQVEFRKPPAAEITKLGGPAPGADHDADHDTETTEDDEEDLA, from the coding sequence ATGTCCACCCACCGCCCCGCGCAGGAGGGCAGCCCGCTGCACGGCGTGCTGGAGCCCGTCGTGCGCGCCGCGGGGTTCGAGCTCGACGAGCTCGACGTGCACACCGTGGGCAGGCGGCACACCGTGCGCCTCGTGGTGGACGCCGACTCCGGGGTGGGCCTGGACGACATCGCGCGGGTCTCCCGGGCGGCGTCGGCCGAGCTCGAGGAGCACGAGGACCTGATCGCCGGGTCCTACACCCTCGAGGTCACCTCGCCCGGCGTCGACCGGCCGCTCACCCTGCCCCGGCACTGGCGCCGCGCCCACCTGCGGCAGGCGCTCGTCCGCACCACCGACGGCCGCACCCTGACGGTGCGCGTCGGGGACGCCGGCGACGAGTCGGTCACCGTGCTCGTCGACGGCGCGCTGCGCGAGCTGCGCTACGCCGACGTGGCGCACGCGGCCGTGCAGGTCGAGTTCCGCAAGCCGCCCGCCGCGGAGATCACGAAGCTCGGCGGACCCGCCCCCGGAGCGGACCACGACGCGGACCACGACACAGAAACAACTGAAGACGACGAAGAGGACCTGGCATGA
- a CDS encoding DUF503 domain-containing protein — protein MYVGVLELDVLLGDVHSLKEKRSLVRPLVAELRRRFEVAAAEAGHLDLHRRALVGVSVVAPDHAHATEVLDRCERLVAARPEIELLSARHRMLGPDD, from the coding sequence ATGTACGTGGGAGTGCTGGAGCTGGACGTCCTCCTCGGGGACGTCCACTCCCTCAAGGAGAAGCGTTCGCTGGTGCGGCCCCTGGTGGCCGAGCTGCGGCGGCGCTTCGAGGTGGCCGCCGCCGAGGCGGGCCACCTGGACCTGCACCGGCGCGCACTGGTCGGGGTGTCCGTCGTGGCGCCCGACCACGCCCACGCGACCGAGGTCCTGGACCGGTGCGAGCGGCTCGTCGCCGCCCGCCCCGAGATCGAACTGCTCTCGGCCCGGCACCGGATGCTGGGCCCCGACGACTAG
- a CDS encoding DHH family phosphoesterase, whose protein sequence is MVADPVRSAAALLTDARDVTLLAHVQPDADSLGSALALGIALRRRGAVVRVSFATPDSVPETLRPLDVLGLVVPPSEVPARPELLVACDAAEPSRLGSLRHLLDAAGTTVMIDHHRSNPGFGDVRVLDPHAEATVVLAHRVLRAMSVPLDPDVARCLYAGLVTDTRGFRTAGADAHRMAAELIEAGVDPEGLIRPIMDTHPFDWLAALGSVLARSVLEPAEAGGLGLVHTRVEARDVARFRTEEVDRIVDVIRTTAEAEVAVALKQVGDRRWSVSLRSKGAVDVAAAAGLVGGGGHSAAAGATLDGTADEVLDALRAALAPATAARAG, encoded by the coding sequence GTGGTCGCCGATCCCGTCCGCTCGGCCGCCGCGTTGCTCACCGATGCTCGTGACGTGACCCTGCTGGCGCACGTCCAGCCCGACGCCGACTCGCTGGGCAGCGCGCTCGCCCTCGGCATCGCGCTGCGCCGCCGCGGCGCGGTCGTCCGCGTCTCCTTCGCGACGCCCGACTCCGTGCCCGAGACGCTGCGCCCGCTCGACGTCCTCGGCCTGGTCGTGCCGCCGTCGGAGGTCCCCGCGCGGCCCGAGCTGCTGGTCGCCTGCGACGCCGCCGAGCCGTCGCGGCTGGGGAGCCTGCGCCACCTGCTCGACGCCGCCGGCACCACCGTGATGATCGACCACCACCGCTCCAACCCCGGCTTCGGCGACGTCCGCGTGCTCGACCCGCACGCCGAGGCCACGGTCGTGCTGGCCCACCGCGTGCTGCGGGCGATGAGCGTGCCGCTCGACCCCGACGTCGCCCGCTGCCTCTACGCGGGTCTGGTCACCGACACCCGCGGGTTCCGCACCGCGGGCGCCGACGCGCACCGCATGGCGGCCGAGCTGATCGAGGCGGGCGTCGATCCCGAGGGCCTCATCCGCCCGATCATGGACACCCACCCGTTCGACTGGCTCGCAGCGCTCGGGTCGGTGCTCGCCCGCAGCGTCCTGGAGCCCGCGGAGGCCGGGGGGCTCGGGCTGGTGCACACGCGGGTGGAGGCCCGCGACGTCGCACGCTTCCGCACGGAGGAGGTCGACCGGATCGTCGACGTCATCCGGACCACCGCGGAGGCCGAGGTCGCCGTGGCGCTCAAGCAGGTCGGCGACCGGCGCTGGTCGGTGTCGCTGCGCTCCAAGGGCGCCGTCGACGTCGCCGCGGCGGCGGGGCTGGTCGGCGGCGGCGGCCACAGCGCGGCCGCGGGGGCCACCCTCGACGGCACGGCCGACGAGGTCCTCGACGCCCTGCGCGCCGCCCTCGCCCCGGCGACGGCGGCCCGCGCCGGCTGA
- the nusA gene encoding transcription termination factor NusA, whose translation MNVDIAALRAIERDKDIPFETVIEAIETALLTAYKHTDGHEPHARIDIDRKSGLVRVMAQELGEGGAVDREWDDTPEGFGRIAATTARQVILQRLRDAEHERTYGEFATKEGEIVSGIVSRDARANARGVVIVSLGGQTEGVLPAAEQVPGETYQHGERIRCYVVGVTRGMRGTQITLSRTHPNLVRKLFAFEVPELVDGTVEIVAVAREAGHRSKIAVRSTVPGVNPKGSCIGPMGQRVRGVMSELAGEKIDIIDWDPDPATFVGNALSPSKVVSVTVIDAATRSARVVVPDFQLSLAIGKEGQNARLAARLTGWRIDIRSDADPRGAGDAPARPAGSESESVG comes from the coding sequence ATGAACGTCGACATCGCCGCCCTGCGCGCCATCGAGCGCGACAAGGACATCCCGTTCGAGACGGTGATCGAGGCCATCGAGACCGCACTGCTCACCGCGTACAAGCACACCGACGGCCACGAGCCGCACGCCCGCATCGACATCGACCGCAAGTCCGGCCTGGTCCGCGTGATGGCGCAGGAGCTGGGCGAGGGCGGCGCCGTCGACCGCGAGTGGGACGACACCCCCGAGGGCTTCGGCCGGATCGCGGCCACCACCGCGCGGCAGGTCATCCTGCAGCGCCTGCGCGACGCCGAGCACGAGCGCACCTACGGCGAGTTCGCCACCAAGGAGGGCGAGATCGTCTCGGGCATCGTCTCGCGCGACGCCCGCGCCAACGCCCGCGGCGTCGTCATCGTCTCCCTGGGCGGGCAGACCGAGGGCGTGCTGCCCGCGGCCGAGCAGGTGCCGGGGGAGACCTACCAGCACGGCGAGCGCATCCGCTGCTACGTCGTCGGCGTGACGCGCGGGATGCGCGGCACGCAGATCACCCTGAGCCGCACGCACCCCAACCTCGTGCGCAAGCTGTTCGCGTTCGAGGTGCCCGAGCTCGTCGACGGCACGGTGGAGATCGTCGCCGTGGCCCGCGAGGCCGGGCACCGCTCCAAGATCGCGGTCCGCTCGACCGTGCCCGGCGTCAACCCCAAGGGCAGCTGCATCGGCCCGATGGGGCAGCGCGTCCGCGGCGTGATGAGCGAGCTGGCCGGCGAGAAGATCGACATCATCGACTGGGACCCGGACCCCGCCACGTTCGTCGGCAACGCGCTGTCCCCGTCGAAGGTGGTGTCGGTCACGGTGATCGACGCCGCCACGCGCTCGGCGCGCGTGGTCGTGCCGGACTTCCAGCTCTCCCTCGCCATCGGCAAGGAGGGGCAGAACGCGCGGCTCGCGGCCCGTCTCACCGGCTGGCGGATCGACATCCGCAGCGACGCCGACCCCCGCGGCGCGGGCGACGCGCCGGCCCGCCCGGCGGGCTCGGAGTCGGAGTCGGTCGGCTGA